A single window of Microbaculum marinisediminis DNA harbors:
- a CDS encoding YbaK/EbsC family protein yields MSELPESARRVADAARAAGLEITVVEMPESTRTAEDAAAACGCEVAQIVKSLVFQGAETETPYLLLVSGTNRVDEAGMAAVLGEPLKRPNGRAVREITGYAIGGIPPLGHPDAMPTVIDETLLAFDTVWAAAGTPRCVFSVDPNALAGATKARRHRF; encoded by the coding sequence ATGAGCGAGCTTCCAGAGAGTGCCAGACGGGTCGCCGACGCCGCGCGGGCGGCGGGCCTCGAAATCACCGTAGTCGAGATGCCCGAGTCGACGCGCACGGCCGAGGACGCTGCCGCCGCGTGCGGGTGTGAAGTCGCGCAGATCGTCAAATCGCTGGTGTTTCAGGGTGCGGAGACGGAAACGCCCTATCTGCTGCTCGTCTCCGGGACCAACCGCGTCGACGAGGCCGGGATGGCCGCAGTGCTGGGCGAGCCCCTGAAACGCCCGAACGGACGGGCCGTGCGCGAGATCACCGGCTACGCGATCGGCGGCATTCCGCCGCTCGGCCATCCGGATGCGATGCCCACCGTCATCGACGAGACGCTGCTCGCCTTCGACACCGTATGGGCGGCGGCCGGCACGCCGCGCTGCGTCTTCTCGGTGGACCCGAACGCCCTCGCCGGCGCGACCAAGGCGCGGCGGCATCGGTTCTGA